A genome region from Bemisia tabaci chromosome 3, PGI_BMITA_v3 includes the following:
- the Tmc gene encoding uncharacterized protein Tmc isoform X3 → MKSTSAASSPRKHIHFSLKSNQTSWLEHNESPMSHRITPRLCIPIPKHRHNGEDDSGTSAVLAERHTGQLSSFISCPVEVKPQTESVQKMLPAPIPETPGSVHDRPNCYKDVRLQKSSQTENTQDSNFESSGKASVHNLKRINMQVKETNKSDPFRSRQPPSAEFNSSLTRQTAICDEDGVCKAAKICSSAKKLTPDQTIDEFEREKKIPSLFSDGLIAASSCPFEKFCAESHVLSTFETQQSHNMKETQLCDLNSTFWEDIPLLLEPSPNFGNDKPSDVLLCGSPEKNNFRVNIPLIWNVDFRHSFPPVRSDWESSNNNAVMNDLSLYDNVTISSYLVDPNVPEQSVVELTTPSSVRDRQPAGPIGILRAESSRSSGRSVGFLEDSRHSQARGFRSDSTIVNGSSWPAFSRDSTAFSSLPMERPASISSSAKQPKSDEENDEEDYSASASAIISRVSAGGRRRAANRRASSHSPEFGLPSCNRRRSSVFTTSSAETGVSAEEGTGTGMGAEAGVGAETSQEQMYENMRLHKEVLNGVRLQPWPMRRKLWLVKQAKLFLSKHEGQLQERLAQSKRTKDLLARFNIFFTKQWQNSKRELANLMNILIPWELRIKEIESHFGSAVASYFTFLRWLFWVNLVISILLIAFVAVPEVVLVNHRNTDTSERKTMLPEEEANSTSFETLWNFEGVLKYSPLFYGYYSNRDEDTQQGYRLPMAYFLTGIGVYVYSFIATLRRMAVNSRQSKLSEKEDECVFTWKLFTGWDYMIGNAETAHNRTSSIILSFKEALLEEAEKKREDLSWKIIFNRIFVNLVVTVLLVCSATAVVFVVERSTSPDKNSSWWRQNEINIVINFIGSAFPHMFELLGALERYHPRKSLRIHLARIMALNLLNIYTFMFAVFNEISNMTHTLGQMKENLTSRTGLLSTSPPPQFAGLQSEGGFFSEVETEISPWEVPRAMSLIAACHRIPINCSLIGRTAGLVVGVSSVLTANLSDHLNLTDHLNLTDHLNLTDNLNLTGPFNLTDHFNLTDHFNLTNELNITDYLNLTDSSNTESSNLNLPDNILDSSFLATFETDLNLVRYYTELHNVSGEVTLNFSDPEAVVPPQWNATDLTLLGLSEEEENRTTMEMDTSTRETPSVLKETICYVTVCDGPTAAPIENGTAENTTGEEEYRVNVSTVEPPKVTQVSFTTGVSKTTDIVSDNTITKSTREESNTSATPSFGANVSEYAETSSSKPSTSSTQPSTVASQRLNGSTTVECIPRPFANIPVPTSSLLNFTQNSSSTAIKHETTDNSSTEYVFSTASAATLSNTEASIHTDWPNKSGFTSAGGSSEAVFKTGDCTREPLQETPSTTKLDIETRRKLRRLCWETMFGQEIVKLTVGDLTQLRRERTEERRKMFQIADRRRRGIDDYVDSTLVKWKQILPEVQANSEKIGDKDNDSNPSSPTKAAKVKGTLQLKRKDTMADIVQQVMTKTDGLPVQEKKGGSDEHADGTDVECQDSLSEDAEKKSNKKERKKSESALQNSAHGQAGKKKKSKSKKSRGEKEKKQEKNSRQKTDLEEENSLCGSVSSIPKIQISESSTPDSKKMSEASGSAETVVTTKFPGSSESGEPSPENSGRNTPEEVSDPVPATVSIENEADAENGRKSLKFGLFRKHKTTPMNCEAAEETWSSKRNKMAESRTLSLSQAWRKRGRTRSRFLLRPNRISPYGIRNQDP, encoded by the exons atgaaatcaacCTCAGCCGCCTCTTCACCACGAAAACACATAcatttctctttaaaatctaACCAAACGTCATGGTTAGAACATAACGAATCACCAATGTCTCACCGAATAACTCCAAGACTATGTATCCCGATACCAAAACACAGACATAACGGTGAAGACGATTCGGGCACAAGTGCTGTTTTAGCGGAACGACACACAGGGCAGCTCTCGAGTTTTATATCATGTCCGGTTGAAGTAAAACCACAAACTGAATCAGTTCAAAAGATGCTTCCCGCACCAATTCCAGAGACACCAGGAAGTGTTCACGACCGTCCTAACTGTTACAAGGACGTCCGATTGCAGAAAAGTAGTCAGACTGAAAATACTCAAGATAGTAATTTTGAAAGCAGTGGTAAAGCATCGGTTCATAATTTGAAACGTATAAATATGCAAGTTAAGGAGACAAATAAATCGGATCCTTTTCGTTCTAGACAACCGCCATCCGCGGAATTTAATTCCTCTCTGACGAGACAAACTGCAATTTGCGACGAGGATGGAGTTTGTAAAGCAGCAAAAATCTGCTCCAGTGCCAAAAAACTCACCCCCGACCAGACCATCGATGAAtttgaacgagaaaaaaaaattccatcgcTCTTTTCGGATGGTTTGATTGCTGCATCATCGTGTCCTTTCGAGAAATTCTGTGCGGAATCGCATGTGCTAAGCACATTCGAGACACAACAGAGCCACAACATGAAAGAGACCCAGCTATGTGACTTGAACAGCACATTTTGGGAAGACATTCCCCTTTTACTTGAACCTTCACCCAATTTCGGCAATGATAAACCAAGTGATGTACTGCTCTGTGGGTCTCCTGAGAAAAATAACTTCAGAGTTAACATACCATTGATTTGGAATGTGGATTTTCGACATTCATTTCCACCCGTGCGGTCTGATTGGGAGTCCAGCAACAATAACGCGGTGATGAATGATTTATCACTTTACGATAATGTGACGATCTCGTCATACTTAGTGGACCCAAACGTTCCTGAGCAATCGGTGGTAGAGCTAACGACGCCTTCATCTGTGAGGGATAGGCAACCAGCGGGGCCGATAGGAATCCTGAGAGCGGAATCTTCTAGGTCCAGTGGCAGATCTGTTGGTTTCCTTGAGGACTCCAGGCACAGTCAg gcTCGAGGGTTTCGAAGTGATTCAACAATAGTGAATGGCTCCAGTTGGCCCGCGTTTTCTCGCGACTCAACAGCATTTTCAAGTCTTCCTATGGAGAGGCCTGCTTCCATTTCATCCAGTGCCAAACAACCAAAATCAg ATGAAGAGAATGATGAGGAGGACTACTCAGCGAGCGCAAGCGCCATCATCAGTCGTGTCTCGGCCGGAGGCAGACGTCGCGCCGCCAATCGACGGGCGTCCTCCCACTCCCCCGAGTTCGGTCTCCCATCGTGCAACAGGCGCAGATCATCCGTTTTCACCACAAGTTCCGCCGA GACGGGTGTTTCAGCGGAGGAGGGTACGGGAACTGGGATGGGAGCGGAGGCGGGGGTGGGAGCAGAGACGTCGCAGGAGCAAATGTACGAGAACATGCGGCTCCACAAGGAGGTGCTCAACGGAGTCCGGCTCCAGCCGTGGCCGATGCGCCGCAAGCTCTGGCTCGTCAAACAGGCCAAGCTCTTCCTGAGCAAGCACGAGGGCCAGCTCCAAGAAAGACTCGCTCAAAGTAAGAGGACTAAGGATCTCTTAGCTCGCTTCAATATCTTTTTTACTAAG CAATGGCAAAATTCCAAACGAGAATTAGCAAacttaatgaatattttaataCCGTGGGAGCTGCGAATCAAGGAAATAGAGTCCCATTTTGGGTCTGCTGTCGCATCAtacttcacttttttacggtggCTTTTCTGGGTCAATCTAGTCATATCGATTCTTCTAATAGCTTTCGTCGCAGTACCTGAG GTCGTGCTCGTGAACCATCGAAATACCGATACTTCAGAGCGTAAAACGATGCTGCCCGAGGAAGAGGCTAACTCAACCTCTTTCGAAACACTGTGGAATTTTGAGGGGGTTCTTAAGTATTCTCCCCTTTTCTACGGTTATTACTCCAATCGTGACGAGGATACTCAACAAGGCTACAGACTACCCATGGCCTATTTTTTGACTGGAATCGGGGTCTACGTTTACAGTTTTATCGCAACACTTCGAAG GATGGCAGTCAACTCACGGCAAAGCAAATTGTCCGAGAAAGAGGATGAGTGCGTCTTCACATGGAAACTGTTCACCGGTTGGGACTATATGATAGGCAACGCCGAGACTGCTCACAATCGCACTTCCTCAATTATCCTTAGTTTCAAAGAAGCGCTCTTGGAGGAAGCTGAAAAGAAACGCGAGGATTTGAG ctggaaaataattttcaaccgAATCTTCGTAAACTTGGTAGTCACGGTCCTTCTCGTCTGCTCTGCTACTGCAGTCGTCTTTGTCGTCGAGAGATCAACTTCACCGGACAAAAATTCTTCATGGTGGAGACAAAACGAGATCAACATTGTTATCAATTTTATCGGGAGTGCCTTTCCACACATGTTTGAGCTTTTGGGGGCGTTGGAGAGGTATCATCCCAGGAAAAGCCTGCGAATACACTTGGCGAG aataatGGCTTTAAACTTACTGAACATATACACATTCATGTTTGCCGTGTTCAATGAAATAAGCAATATG ACGCATACCCTTGGGCAAATGAAAGAAAACTTAACTTCCAGGACGGGCCTCCTTTCGACGAGCCCGCCACCGCAATTTGCCGGGTTGCAAAGTGAAGGCGGTTTCTTCTCCGAGGTCGAGACGGAAATCTCTCCATGGGAGGTTCCGCGAGCAATGTCTCTCATCGCAGCTTGCCATCGCATCCCCATAAACTGCAGCCTCATCGGCCGCACGGCCGGCCTCGTCGTAGGAGTGTCCTCTGTCCTCACGGCCAACCTTTCCGACCACCTCAACCTCACGGACCATCTCAACCTCACAGACCACTTGAACTTGACGGACAACCTTAACCTCACAGGCCCCTTCAACCTCACAGATCACTTCAACCTCACAGACCACTTCAACCTCACAAACGAGCTCAACATCACAGATTATCTCAACCTCACAGATTCGTCGAATACGGAAAGTTCCAACCTCAACTTACCCGACAATATCCTCGATTCATCATTTCTCGCCACATTTGAAACGGACTTGAATCTAGTGCGCTACTACACCGAGCTACACAACGTCAGCGGGGAAGTGACGTTAAACTTCTCTGACCCCGAAGCTGTTGTTCCACCGCAATGGAACGCTACAGATTTGACTCTACTGGGCCTTagtgaagaggaagaaaatcgCACAACCATGGAAATGGACACCTCAACTCGTGAAACACCCTCGGTCCTGAAAGAAACCATATGTTACGTCACAGTTTGCGACGGACCGACGGCGGCTCCCATTGAAAACGGAACAGCAGAGAACACCACAGGTGAGGAAGAATATCGCGTGAATGTCAGTACAGTAGAGCCTCCGAAAGTGACACAGGTCAGCTTTACGACAGGAGTGTCAAAAACAACAGATATCGTGAGTGATAATACTATTACCAAATCGACAAGAGAAGAGAGCAACACGAGTGCAACACCTAGTTTTGGTGCTAATGTAAGCGAATACGCTGAGACAAGCTCAAGCAAACCATCAACGAGCAGTACTCAGCCCTCAACAGTTGCGTCCCAGAGACTCAACGGTTCAACGACCGTTGAATGCATTCCACGCCCTTTCGCAAATATCCCCGTCCCAACATCGAGCCTCCTAAATTTCACCCAGAATAGTAGTAGTACTGCGATAAAACACGAAACAACTGATAATTCTTCAACGGAGTACGTTTTTAGCACGGCTAGCGCCGCGACCCTTTCGAATACGGAAGCATCAATCCACACTGATTGGCCTAACAAGTCGGGGTTTACAAGCGCCGGTGGATCGAGTGAAGCTGTGTTTAAGACAG GAGATTGCACTCGAGAACCACTTCAAGAGACTCCTTCTACAACCAAGTTGGATATTGAAACTCGGCGAAAACTTCGGAGACTCTGTTGGGAAACAATGTTCGGTCAAGAGATTGTCAAGCTCACCGTTGGAGATTTG ACGCAACTGCGGCGGGAGCGAAcggaggagagaagaaaaatgtttcagaTTGCAGATAGGCGAAGGAGAGGAATCGATGATTACGTCGACTCAACACTCGTCAAATGGAAGCAGATTTTGCCGGAAGTTCAAGCGAACTCGGAAAAAATTGGGGACAAAGACAATGATTCAAACCCCTCGTCACCTACGAAAGCAGCAAAAGTTAAAGGGACCCTACAGCTGAAGCGAAAAG ATACGATGGCAGATATTGTGCAGCAAGTCATGACCAAGACTGATGGATTGCCGGTTcaggagaaaaaaggaggatCAGACGAACATGCCGACGGTACCGATGTTGAGTGTCAGGATTCGCTCTCTGAAGATGCTGAAAAGAAGTCCAACAAAAAAGAACGGAAAAAATCCGAGAGCGCTTTACAAAATAGTGCACACGGGCAAGcggggaagaagaaaaagagtaaGAGCAAAAAGAGTCGGGGcgagaaggagaaaaaacagGAGAAGAATTCAAGGCAGAAAACCGATTTAGAGGAAGAGAATAGCCTGTGCGGCTCTGTTTCCAGCATTCCGAAGATTCAAATCAGCGAATCAAGTACGCCGGACTCGAAAAAGATGTCGGAGGCCTCCGGGAGTGCGGAAACTGTTGTCACGACGAAGTTTCCAG GTTCAAGCGAATCGGGGGAGCCATCTCCGGAAAATTCCGGACGGAACACCCCGGAAGAAGTCAGCGATCCGGTTCCGGCAACGGTGAGTATCGAGAACGAGGCAGACGCCGAGAACGGCCGGAAGTCCCTGAAATTCGGCCTTTTCCGGAAGCACAAGACGACGCCGATGAACTGCGAAGCGGCCGAGGAGACGTGGTCGAGCAAGAGGAACAAGATGGCCGAGTCACGGACACTGAGTCTGAGTCAAGCCTGGCGTAAGAGGGGCCGGACGCGGTCAAGATTTCTGCTGCGTCCGAATCGGATCTCACCATACGGGATCCGTAATCAAGATCCGTAA
- the Tmc gene encoding transmembrane channel-like protein isoform X4, with protein sequence MERPASISSSAKQPKSDEENDEEDYSASASAIISRVSAGGRRRAANRRASSHSPEFGLPSCNRRRSSVFTTSSAETGVSAEEGTGTGMGAEAGVGAETSQEQMYENMRLHKEVLNGVRLQPWPMRRKLWLVKQAKLFLSKHEGQLQERLAQSKRTKDLLARFNIFFTKQWQNSKRELANLMNILIPWELRIKEIESHFGSAVASYFTFLRWLFWVNLVISILLIAFVAVPEVVLVNHRNTDTSERKTMLPEEEANSTSFETLWNFEGVLKYSPLFYGYYSNRDEDTQQGYRLPMAYFLTGIGVYVYSFIATLRRMAVNSRQSKLSEKEDECVFTWKLFTGWDYMIGNAETAHNRTSSIILSFKEALLEEAEKKREDLSWKIIFNRIFVNLVVTVLLVCSATAVVFVVERSTSPDKNSSWWRQNEINIVINFIGSAFPHMFELLGALERYHPRKSLRIHLARIMALNLLNIYTFMFAVFNEISNMTHTLGQMKENLTSRTGLLSTSPPPQFAGLQSEGGFFSEVETEISPWEVPRAMSLIAACHRIPINCSLIGRTAGLVVGVSSVLTANLSDHLNLTDHLNLTDHLNLTDNLNLTGPFNLTDHFNLTDHFNLTNELNITDYLNLTDSSNTESSNLNLPDNILDSSFLATFETDLNLVRYYTELHNVSGEVTLNFSDPEAVVPPQWNATDLTLLGLSEEEENRTTMEMDTSTRETPSVLKETICYVTVCDGPTAAPIENGTAENTTGEEEYRVNVSTVEPPKVTQVSFTTGVSKTTDIVSDNTITKSTREESNTSATPSFGANVSEYAETSSSKPSTSSTQPSTVASQRLNGSTTVECIPRPFANIPVPTSSLLNFTQNSSSTAIKHETTDNSSTEYVFSTASAATLSNTEASIHTDWPNKSGFTSAGGSSEAVFKTGDCTREPLQETPSTTKLDIETRRKLRRLCWETMFGQEIVKLTVGDLVMTILSTVIIDFLRALFVRFMNRCWCWDLEKKFPQYGDFKIAENILHLVNNQGMVWMGIFFSPGLPLINVIKLIIIMYLRAWAVLTCNVPHEIVFRASRSNNFFFALLLLMLFLCVLPVGYAIVWVEPSWHCGPFSGHKRIYYIFTNTLRKIVPRKLHRVMDYVASPGIVIPLLMLLILVIYYLLSLTSALREANNDLKTQLRRERTEERRKMFQIADRRRRGIDDYVDSTLVKWKQILPEVQANSEKIGDKDNDSNPSSPTKAAKVKGTLQLKRKDTMADIVQQVMTKTDGLPVQEKKGGSDEHADGTDVECQDSLSEDAEKKSNKKERKKSESALQNSAHGQAGKKKKSKSKKSRGEKEKKQEKNSRQKTDLEEENSLCGSVSSIPKIQISESSTPDSKKMSEASGSAETVVTTKFPGSSESGEPSPENSGRNTPEEVSDPVPATVSIENEADAENGRKSLKFGLFRKHKTTPMNCEAAEETWSSKRNKMAESRTLSLSQAWRKRGRTRSRFLLRPNRISPYGIRNQDP encoded by the exons ATGGAGAGGCCTGCTTCCATTTCATCCAGTGCCAAACAACCAAAATCAg ATGAAGAGAATGATGAGGAGGACTACTCAGCGAGCGCAAGCGCCATCATCAGTCGTGTCTCGGCCGGAGGCAGACGTCGCGCCGCCAATCGACGGGCGTCCTCCCACTCCCCCGAGTTCGGTCTCCCATCGTGCAACAGGCGCAGATCATCCGTTTTCACCACAAGTTCCGCCGA GACGGGTGTTTCAGCGGAGGAGGGTACGGGAACTGGGATGGGAGCGGAGGCGGGGGTGGGAGCAGAGACGTCGCAGGAGCAAATGTACGAGAACATGCGGCTCCACAAGGAGGTGCTCAACGGAGTCCGGCTCCAGCCGTGGCCGATGCGCCGCAAGCTCTGGCTCGTCAAACAGGCCAAGCTCTTCCTGAGCAAGCACGAGGGCCAGCTCCAAGAAAGACTCGCTCAAAGTAAGAGGACTAAGGATCTCTTAGCTCGCTTCAATATCTTTTTTACTAAG CAATGGCAAAATTCCAAACGAGAATTAGCAAacttaatgaatattttaataCCGTGGGAGCTGCGAATCAAGGAAATAGAGTCCCATTTTGGGTCTGCTGTCGCATCAtacttcacttttttacggtggCTTTTCTGGGTCAATCTAGTCATATCGATTCTTCTAATAGCTTTCGTCGCAGTACCTGAG GTCGTGCTCGTGAACCATCGAAATACCGATACTTCAGAGCGTAAAACGATGCTGCCCGAGGAAGAGGCTAACTCAACCTCTTTCGAAACACTGTGGAATTTTGAGGGGGTTCTTAAGTATTCTCCCCTTTTCTACGGTTATTACTCCAATCGTGACGAGGATACTCAACAAGGCTACAGACTACCCATGGCCTATTTTTTGACTGGAATCGGGGTCTACGTTTACAGTTTTATCGCAACACTTCGAAG GATGGCAGTCAACTCACGGCAAAGCAAATTGTCCGAGAAAGAGGATGAGTGCGTCTTCACATGGAAACTGTTCACCGGTTGGGACTATATGATAGGCAACGCCGAGACTGCTCACAATCGCACTTCCTCAATTATCCTTAGTTTCAAAGAAGCGCTCTTGGAGGAAGCTGAAAAGAAACGCGAGGATTTGAG ctggaaaataattttcaaccgAATCTTCGTAAACTTGGTAGTCACGGTCCTTCTCGTCTGCTCTGCTACTGCAGTCGTCTTTGTCGTCGAGAGATCAACTTCACCGGACAAAAATTCTTCATGGTGGAGACAAAACGAGATCAACATTGTTATCAATTTTATCGGGAGTGCCTTTCCACACATGTTTGAGCTTTTGGGGGCGTTGGAGAGGTATCATCCCAGGAAAAGCCTGCGAATACACTTGGCGAG aataatGGCTTTAAACTTACTGAACATATACACATTCATGTTTGCCGTGTTCAATGAAATAAGCAATATG ACGCATACCCTTGGGCAAATGAAAGAAAACTTAACTTCCAGGACGGGCCTCCTTTCGACGAGCCCGCCACCGCAATTTGCCGGGTTGCAAAGTGAAGGCGGTTTCTTCTCCGAGGTCGAGACGGAAATCTCTCCATGGGAGGTTCCGCGAGCAATGTCTCTCATCGCAGCTTGCCATCGCATCCCCATAAACTGCAGCCTCATCGGCCGCACGGCCGGCCTCGTCGTAGGAGTGTCCTCTGTCCTCACGGCCAACCTTTCCGACCACCTCAACCTCACGGACCATCTCAACCTCACAGACCACTTGAACTTGACGGACAACCTTAACCTCACAGGCCCCTTCAACCTCACAGATCACTTCAACCTCACAGACCACTTCAACCTCACAAACGAGCTCAACATCACAGATTATCTCAACCTCACAGATTCGTCGAATACGGAAAGTTCCAACCTCAACTTACCCGACAATATCCTCGATTCATCATTTCTCGCCACATTTGAAACGGACTTGAATCTAGTGCGCTACTACACCGAGCTACACAACGTCAGCGGGGAAGTGACGTTAAACTTCTCTGACCCCGAAGCTGTTGTTCCACCGCAATGGAACGCTACAGATTTGACTCTACTGGGCCTTagtgaagaggaagaaaatcgCACAACCATGGAAATGGACACCTCAACTCGTGAAACACCCTCGGTCCTGAAAGAAACCATATGTTACGTCACAGTTTGCGACGGACCGACGGCGGCTCCCATTGAAAACGGAACAGCAGAGAACACCACAGGTGAGGAAGAATATCGCGTGAATGTCAGTACAGTAGAGCCTCCGAAAGTGACACAGGTCAGCTTTACGACAGGAGTGTCAAAAACAACAGATATCGTGAGTGATAATACTATTACCAAATCGACAAGAGAAGAGAGCAACACGAGTGCAACACCTAGTTTTGGTGCTAATGTAAGCGAATACGCTGAGACAAGCTCAAGCAAACCATCAACGAGCAGTACTCAGCCCTCAACAGTTGCGTCCCAGAGACTCAACGGTTCAACGACCGTTGAATGCATTCCACGCCCTTTCGCAAATATCCCCGTCCCAACATCGAGCCTCCTAAATTTCACCCAGAATAGTAGTAGTACTGCGATAAAACACGAAACAACTGATAATTCTTCAACGGAGTACGTTTTTAGCACGGCTAGCGCCGCGACCCTTTCGAATACGGAAGCATCAATCCACACTGATTGGCCTAACAAGTCGGGGTTTACAAGCGCCGGTGGATCGAGTGAAGCTGTGTTTAAGACAG GAGATTGCACTCGAGAACCACTTCAAGAGACTCCTTCTACAACCAAGTTGGATATTGAAACTCGGCGAAAACTTCGGAGACTCTGTTGGGAAACAATGTTCGGTCAAGAGATTGTCAAGCTCACCGTTGGAGATTTG GTGATGACGATCCTATCAACAGTGATCATCGACTTCCTGCGCGCCCTGTTCGTTCGCTTCATGAACCGCTGCTGGTGCTGGGACCTGGAGAAGAAGTTCCCTCAGTACGGGGACTTCAAGATCGCCGAGAACATCCTCCACCTGGTCAACAACCAGGGGATGGTCTGGATGGGGATCTTCTTCTCGCCGGGGCTCCCGCTCATCAACGTCATCAAGCTCATCATCATCATGTACCTCCGGGCCTGGGCCGTCCTCACCTGCAACGTCCCCCACGAGATCGTCTTCCGCGCCTCCCGCTCCAACAACTTCTTCTTcgccctcctcctcctcatgcTCTTCCTCTGCGTCCTCCCCGTGGGCTACGCCATCGTCTGGGTCGAGCCCTCCTGGCACTGCGGCCCCTTCTCCGGGCACAAGCGCATCTACTACATCTTCACCAACACCCTCCGCAAGATCGTGCCGCGGAAGCTCCATCGCGTCATGGACTACGTCGCGTCGCCTGGCATCGTCATTCCTCTCCTCATGCTCCTCATCCTGGTCATCTATTACCTCCTCTCTCTCACTTCCGCTCTTCGGGAGGCGAACAACGATTTAAAG ACGCAACTGCGGCGGGAGCGAAcggaggagagaagaaaaatgtttcagaTTGCAGATAGGCGAAGGAGAGGAATCGATGATTACGTCGACTCAACACTCGTCAAATGGAAGCAGATTTTGCCGGAAGTTCAAGCGAACTCGGAAAAAATTGGGGACAAAGACAATGATTCAAACCCCTCGTCACCTACGAAAGCAGCAAAAGTTAAAGGGACCCTACAGCTGAAGCGAAAAG ATACGATGGCAGATATTGTGCAGCAAGTCATGACCAAGACTGATGGATTGCCGGTTcaggagaaaaaaggaggatCAGACGAACATGCCGACGGTACCGATGTTGAGTGTCAGGATTCGCTCTCTGAAGATGCTGAAAAGAAGTCCAACAAAAAAGAACGGAAAAAATCCGAGAGCGCTTTACAAAATAGTGCACACGGGCAAGcggggaagaagaaaaagagtaaGAGCAAAAAGAGTCGGGGcgagaaggagaaaaaacagGAGAAGAATTCAAGGCAGAAAACCGATTTAGAGGAAGAGAATAGCCTGTGCGGCTCTGTTTCCAGCATTCCGAAGATTCAAATCAGCGAATCAAGTACGCCGGACTCGAAAAAGATGTCGGAGGCCTCCGGGAGTGCGGAAACTGTTGTCACGACGAAGTTTCCAG GTTCAAGCGAATCGGGGGAGCCATCTCCGGAAAATTCCGGACGGAACACCCCGGAAGAAGTCAGCGATCCGGTTCCGGCAACGGTGAGTATCGAGAACGAGGCAGACGCCGAGAACGGCCGGAAGTCCCTGAAATTCGGCCTTTTCCGGAAGCACAAGACGACGCCGATGAACTGCGAAGCGGCCGAGGAGACGTGGTCGAGCAAGAGGAACAAGATGGCCGAGTCACGGACACTGAGTCTGAGTCAAGCCTGGCGTAAGAGGGGCCGGACGCGGTCAAGATTTCTGCTGCGTCCGAATCGGATCTCACCATACGGGATCCGTAATCAAGATCCGTAA